TCCGACGTAGAAACTTTTAGCCGCCGGCGATTTCTCATCTCTCTTCACCTTCGTCGTCGCCTTTGCTGTTTTTTCATTCACTTTTTCTTCGTTTTTATCTAAATTCAAAAACGAAAATGACGAAGAAGACGAGACGTTGCCTGCGCTGTTACTTCTCTTAAGCAAATCCTTTATGAAACGCCACCGTTTCGAAGAAGATGATGATCCCGCCGACGTACTCTTCTTACAACTGTTCGGTGACGATTCCGGCGATTGTTTCGGTTTCCAAACGCAGTAGGTATCAGCTGGCAATCCTTCAAGCTCATCCGCCTCCGACGAAGATGACGACAATGAAAACGGAATATCTCTGTCGCCGATGAAAAGATCTCTCAACGGAATCCGGATAGCTTGTTCCACGTTATCACCATCCCTGCGGTTGAAGATTGGAAACGACGAAGAGGATATTTCAGGATTCTCGGAAAGAGTATTAACGAACTCGAATTCTTCATCTccagaaacggcgtcgtttttgaAATTCCGGCTAACGGTATCGGCGATATCAACGAGATTATTGTTATCGGAGGAATAGATGTTAAA
The Gossypium hirsutum isolate 1008001.06 chromosome A07, Gossypium_hirsutum_v2.1, whole genome shotgun sequence genome window above contains:
- the LOC121231867 gene encoding uncharacterized protein, which codes for MQNGSSGLSFCPSFNIYSSDNNNLVDIADTVSRNFKNDAVSGDEEFEFVNTLSENPEISSSSFPIFNRRDGDNVEQAIRIPLRDLFIGDRDIPFSLSSSSSEADELEGLPADTYCVWKPKQSPESSPNSCKKSTSAGSSSSSKRWRFIKDLLKRSNSAGNVSSSSSFSFLNLDKNEEKVNEKTAKATTKVKRDEKSPAAKSFYVGNKVLKEGDKRRSYLPYRQDLVGIFSNIKV